Genomic segment of Wolbachia endosymbiont (group A) of Longitarsus flavicornis:
AAATGATTAGATTAAAACTTTTTTAAATTGTTTCTTGTAAGCTAGCTTTTTTGTGAACGTGATTATGTCGAAGACAGTTAAACTAATTTTGTGTTTAATAATACCAATAATAGGGTTTATTTTTTATATTATGGATCATTATTTTCACACCGGCTATGTAGAAGAAAATGTTGAGGTCAATTTTGAACCATTTTTCAGTTCACAACCAGGTTATATACCACCGTTTCCAGAATTAACTGACTTTGATAGAGGAGTGTTGAAAGTTTGTGGAGATTGGGGAGCACATCCAGATAAAGAAGATTTCAAAATTTTACTTAGTTGTCCGCAGCATCAAGAAGTAGTGAAAGAAATATATGATGAGCTTGATCATCAAATTGTCACACCAGATGCGGATTTGGAGTTATTTAAAGATGAACTGGCTAACATTTGGTTTACAAATAGTGGAAGTGAAAAAGAAACTATAGGGTTTGGACATATTTTTTGTGGTGAGCCAAACGATAAATTAGGTGGTATGCATTTTATAGGTAGATATGTTGAAGCTCAAGAAGATAAATGGGCAGGTGCAATTTGGAATGATAAGTCCCTATGCAATAAATCAGATATTAAGCCACCAGTTTATACATTTGGAATGAAATATTTAGGTAAGGATGGAGAAGTGAAAGTTAAATGCCCAAATGGATATGCATATAACCTTCATGCTGATGATATTTTAATTTCTGCAACTAAGGCGTTTAAGGAGTTAGGAAAAGATGGAATGTGCCTATATAAAATGGAAGATGACAATTATCAATCAGTGTTTATAAGAAAGAATGACGCTATACTCACGTTCTATCCTGACTTAACACCAAAATGTGATGATAAGAGTACTAATTGCAGCTGCAGTAAATCTTAATTTCAAAGCCAATAGGGTGAACAAATGATAAAAATGTTATAGGGTGTAGCAAATCCAAATGAGTCAAAATTTTGATTAAAGGGTTTTATGAGTAATAATGAAGAAGGACATTATTCGTCTAATAAAAGCAATTCAATACTCTCCTAAGAAACTCCTTGAACTAACTCATCTTTTTTTACCAAGAGATAGCCAAGTTCCTTTGCTCTTTTGATCAAATTTTTTACAGTTCTATCTTTATAGCGTATTTCATAGTATTCCATTCCTTTTTCTACATATTCCTGTCCGTATTTGAGCATACTATAAAATATGCACGCTATCTTTCTTGCAGTAGCTGTTATTGCTTTTGGCGCTCCTAATCGTTTTTTTAATTTCCTGTAGTATGCACCTAATGCACTTTTACTATTTCCCACAGAATTAGCAGCCATTCGAAATGCATTCGCAGCACGATTAATGACTTTACGCGTTCTTGTGCTAAACACTTTTTCTCCTGTAATTTTATTGGCAGGGCTGAGTCCTAACCACGATGAGAAGTGTTTTTCTGTTGACCATTTACTATGGTTTATACCAGTTTCTGAAATTATGGTCTGTACACTTAGTACATCAAGCCCTGGAACTTTAGTAAAATCCATACCAGTTATCCGGTGCAGTTCCTCGTGCAAAGCAAAGTTTGGCTTACTTTTTCTATGCTTATTCTTTTCCTTACTCAACTGTTTACTTTCGCCAGGTTTTGTTTCGAACGTTTTGTAATAGGCCTCAATATTTCTATCACATTCTGCTATTTTTTCTTGATAGATATTATATAGTTCAAATTCTTGCTTTAGCGTGAATAAGTGTTCCTCTCTATAGTCACCAGCTAACGCTTTTGCAATAGTAGACTGATCATTTTTTATTCGTGCATCCCT
This window contains:
- a CDS encoding EndoU domain-containing protein — encoded protein: MSKTVKLILCLIIPIIGFIFYIMDHYFHTGYVEENVEVNFEPFFSSQPGYIPPFPELTDFDRGVLKVCGDWGAHPDKEDFKILLSCPQHQEVVKEIYDELDHQIVTPDADLELFKDELANIWFTNSGSEKETIGFGHIFCGEPNDKLGGMHFIGRYVEAQEDKWAGAIWNDKSLCNKSDIKPPVYTFGMKYLGKDGEVKVKCPNGYAYNLHADDILISATKAFKELGKDGMCLYKMEDDNYQSVFIRKNDAILTFYPDLTPKCDDKSTNCSCSKS
- a CDS encoding IS110 family transposase, encoding MKKAKSKLEIVNPDAAGIDVGSSVHYVCVPEGRDEQRIQKFGCFTEDLHNLARWLKKCKVTTVAMESTGVYWIPLFQVLESYGFEVKLVNARHVKNVPGRKSDVQDCQWLQQLHSYGLLHGSFRPDDQICVLRSYVRQRKSLTESASTHVLRMQKALIQMNIQLHKVIRDITGVTGMKIIKAIIEGERDPEKLVEFRDARIKNDQSTIAKALAGDYREEHLFTLKQEFELYNIYQEKIAECDRNIEAYYKTFETKPGESKQLSKEKNKHRKSKPNFALHEELHRITGMDFTKVPGLDVLSVQTIISETGINHSKWSTEKHFSSWLGLSPANKITGEKVFSTRTRKVINRAANAFRMAANSVGNSKSALGAYYRKLKKRLGAPKAITATARKIACIFYSMLKYGQEYVEKGMEYYEIRYKDRTVKNLIKRAKELGYLLVKKDELVQGVS